A single Drosophila ananassae strain 14024-0371.13 chromosome 3L, ASM1763931v2, whole genome shotgun sequence DNA region contains:
- the LOC6494238 gene encoding probable serine/threonine-protein kinase MARK-A: MAPFKLKFRMGSSRSTSQEQHDPDPQVNEALLGAQQHQSHHHHQQQHHHQETVEASSSSSLDLADCSSLGQMSSERKLLLPPTSGSSGCGNGMRLGYLNQSRTPCINESLTDTDADNVPTTPPPSYEHVLEENTRLSQHQRQLSLDSATPNQNSRRSSANSSRHSAAQLSAALEQLTGGVSGGSNSICNDPDCVQNLNQNYTSCNIHNGSSNGGNGNGSHHSGSNNNNDGEQIIEGVTELELRSDLEEEEQLSINEFLLESEMAASPSRGRMSGNRGECSDDQCVQCSEGESHFEGDGASTSSQAAAAAAAGGHSFYDPLLNRGSYSNYNEGGNTSSGSGSGNNQICQEACCSGSTSSRGDRRQGQQPNCHTSLLTPEMMSNKTSKEIYKDLAKQWGITCKMSESCRCMECQSHYFDCDYDDNEHQKTDGGLGAGTPMFISEVMHGSGCNIL; the protein is encoded by the exons ATGGCGCCATTCAAGCTTAAGTTCCGCATGGGGAGCTCGAGGAGCACCTCGCAGGAGCAACACGATCCGGATCCGCAGGTCAACGAGGCCCTCCTGGGCGCCCAGCAACACCagagccaccaccaccatcagcagcagcaccaccaccaggaGACGGTGGAGGctagcagcagctccagcCTCGACCTGGCGGATTGCAGCAGCCTCGGCCAGATGAGCAGCGAGCGGAAGCTGCTCCTGCCCCCCACTAGTGGCAGCAGCGGGTGCGGCAATGGCATGCGATTGG GATATTTGAATCAGAGTCGCACTCCGTGCATCAATGAATCTCTCACGGATACGGATGCCGACAACGTGCCCACCACCCCACCGCCTTCCTATGAGCATGTTCTAGAGGAGAACACTCGGCTGTCCCAGCACCAGCGTCAATTGTCCCTGGACAGCGCCACTCCCAACCAGAACAGCCGGCGCAGTTCGGCGAACAGCTCCCGGCACAGTGCCGCCCAGCTAAGCGCCGCCTTGGAACAGCTGACAGGTGGCGTCAGCggtggcagcaacagcatctGCAACGATCCCGACTGTGTCCAGAATCTGAACCAGAACTACACCAGCTGCAACATCCACAACGgcagcagcaacggcggcAACGGGAACGGCAGCCACCACAGCggcagtaacaacaacaacgacggAGAACAGATCATCGAAGGTGTCACAGAGCTGGAGCTGCGAAGCGACCTCGAAGAGGAGGAGCAGCTGAGCATCAACGAGTTCCTGCTGGAATCGGAGATGGCAGCGTCGCCGTCACGAGGTCGGATGTCCGGCAATCGGGGAGAGTGCTCGGATGATCAGTGCGTGCAGTGCTCGGAGGGCGAGAGCCACTTCGAAGGAGATGGGGCAAGTACCAGTAGCcaggcggcggcagcagctgcagcgggCGGGCACAGCTTCTACGATCCGCTCCTGAACCGAGGCAGTTACTCCAATTACAATGAGG GAGGAAATACAAGTTCAGGTTCCGGCTCCGGCAATAATCAAATCTGCCAGGAGGCCTGCTGCAGCGGATCGACTTCATCCCGTGGCGATCGCCGGCAAGGACAGCAGCCCAACTGCCACACCAGCCTCCTGACTCCGGAAATGATGAGCAACAAGACCAGCAAGGAGATCTACAAGGACCTGGCCAAGCAGTGGGGCATCACATGCAAAATGTCGGAGAGTTGTCGCTGCATGGAGTGTCAGAGCCACTACTTTGACTGCGACTATGACGAT AATGAGCATCAGAAGACGGATGGCGGACTGGGCGCTGGAACGCCCATGTTCATCAGCGAGGTGATGCACGGATCGGGATGCAACATATTGTAG